Proteins from one Pyrobaculum neutrophilum V24Sta genomic window:
- a CDS encoding molybdopterin-dependent oxidoreductase: MCKEIRLDLPWPPNQTRARRFVVYDVFDPPDIPPEKHVIRIYGAVEKPLEVPLTKLMENCVELVAPFHCVTGWSIESVRWRGAPLKPLLEEARPYGQYALAWGADGYSASLPLDALMEETTIVAWALNGEPLPKKHGAPARLVVPTRYAWKSVKYFAAVEVLTEPVPGYWEMQGYSLNADPWREERFDFGRPVMRGRRVSIS, encoded by the coding sequence ATGTGCAAGGAGATAAGGCTGGACCTCCCCTGGCCGCCCAACCAGACGCGCGCAAGGAGGTTCGTGGTGTACGACGTCTTCGACCCGCCGGACATCCCGCCGGAGAAGCACGTCATTAGGATATACGGCGCGGTGGAGAAGCCTCTGGAGGTCCCCCTCACAAAGCTCATGGAAAACTGCGTAGAGCTGGTGGCCCCCTTCCACTGCGTCACCGGCTGGTCCATCGAGTCGGTGAGGTGGCGCGGGGCGCCGCTGAAGCCTCTTCTAGAGGAGGCGAGGCCCTACGGCCAGTACGCCCTCGCCTGGGGGGCGGACGGCTACTCCGCCTCGCTCCCCCTCGACGCCTTGATGGAGGAGACCACGATAGTCGCCTGGGCGCTCAACGGGGAGCCCCTCCCCAAGAAACACGGCGCCCCGGCGCGCCTCGTGGTGCCCACGCGCTACGCCTGGAAATCCGTGAAGTACTTCGCCGCGGTGGAGGTCCTGACCGAGCCCGTCCCGGGCTACTGGGAGATGCAGGGCTACTCCCTCAACGCAGACCCCTGGCGGGAGGAGAGGTTCGACTTCGGCAGGCCGGTAATGCGGGGGAGGAGGGTTTCGATCAGCTAG
- a CDS encoding ZIP family metal transporter has translation MEVLFNSLFIALMTAVGALVGLFGYWARGWWIDVGLAYTGGVMLVASFTSLLIPASELGSFAEVALGFAAGAGAVFLMDRLLPHEHLVMGYEGPPQLRGRLKTAWLIALAIIIHNIPEGMAVGAATAYDPALGLLTALAIGVQDLPEGAAVTLPLAAVYRRRAAPLAIGILSGLLEGAVAAATALALEGTRWALPAAMSLAAGAMIYVTTAELFPEIYRGDDKLKPTLGFLLGFYTMLYLDTLK, from the coding sequence GTGGAGGTGCTGTTTAACAGCTTGTTTATCGCCTTGATGACGGCCGTGGGGGCTCTTGTGGGCCTCTTTGGCTACTGGGCCAGGGGCTGGTGGATAGACGTGGGGCTGGCCTACACGGGCGGGGTTATGCTGGTGGCCAGCTTCACCAGCCTCCTCATACCTGCCTCTGAGCTGGGGAGCTTCGCGGAGGTGGCTTTGGGCTTCGCCGCTGGCGCAGGCGCGGTCTTCCTAATGGATAGGCTTCTCCCCCACGAGCACCTCGTGATGGGGTACGAAGGCCCTCCGCAGCTGAGGGGGAGGCTGAAGACGGCGTGGCTTATAGCCCTGGCTATAATCATCCACAACATCCCCGAGGGCATGGCAGTCGGCGCGGCCACGGCCTACGACCCCGCCCTCGGCCTCCTCACAGCTCTGGCAATAGGCGTCCAAGACCTCCCCGAGGGAGCCGCCGTCACCCTCCCACTCGCCGCCGTCTACAGGAGGAGGGCCGCGCCCCTAGCCATCGGCATCCTCAGCGGCCTGCTGGAGGGCGCCGTCGCCGCCGCCACGGCCCTGGCGCTGGAGGGCACGAGGTGGGCCCTCCCCGCCGCCATGTCCCTCGCCGCCGGCGCGATGATATACGTAACCACCGCCGAGCTCTTCCCCGAGATCTACCGCGGAGACGACAAACTAAAGCCAACCCTAGGCTTCCTCCTAGGCTTCTACACCATGCTATATCTAGACACCCTAAAATAG
- a CDS encoding SPFH domain-containing protein: MYLQIVELVAALLLVAVVVALLASSIRIVPEFQRLVVLRLGRLVGIRGPGLVFLIPVIDRGIPIDLRERVIEVSKQTCITKDNAPVDIDLLIYLKVVEPEKVVTTVENFIAAATGIATTTLRAVVGDIELDEVLAKREYINSVLRSKLDEVTARWGVKVTAVEIREITPPIDVQSAMVKQIAAERERRAMIAQADGEKQAAILKAEGQKQAAILQAEGERQAAILRAEGQAKALDYINEAASKLGQNALLLQYIDALKAIASSPSTKIVVPLELLTAIQKIIKGE, encoded by the coding sequence ATGTATCTCCAGATCGTGGAGCTCGTCGCCGCGTTGCTCCTCGTCGCCGTCGTGGTGGCGCTTCTGGCCTCTTCCATCAGGATCGTGCCTGAGTTCCAGAGGCTGGTGGTCCTTAGGCTGGGGAGGCTCGTGGGGATCAGGGGGCCCGGCCTCGTCTTCCTCATCCCGGTGATAGACCGAGGCATCCCGATCGACCTCAGGGAGAGGGTCATAGAGGTCAGCAAGCAGACCTGCATCACCAAGGACAACGCCCCCGTCGACATAGACCTCCTGATCTACCTCAAGGTGGTGGAGCCCGAGAAGGTGGTCACCACCGTGGAGAACTTCATAGCGGCCGCCACGGGCATAGCCACCACCACCCTCAGAGCTGTGGTGGGGGACATAGAGCTGGACGAGGTCTTGGCCAAGAGGGAGTACATAAACTCGGTCCTCAGATCGAAGCTGGACGAGGTGACGGCGAGGTGGGGCGTGAAGGTGACGGCGGTGGAGATAAGGGAGATCACCCCGCCCATCGACGTCCAGAGCGCAATGGTGAAGCAGATAGCCGCCGAGAGGGAGAGGAGGGCCATGATAGCCCAGGCAGACGGCGAGAAGCAAGCCGCCATATTGAAGGCCGAGGGCCAGAAGCAGGCGGCGATACTGCAGGCGGAGGGCGAGCGCCAGGCCGCAATACTGAGGGCCGAGGGGCAGGCCAAGGCTCTGGACTACATAAACGAGGCCGCCTCCAAGCTGGGCCAAAACGCCCTCCTGCTCCAGTACATCGATGCGCTGAAGGCCATCGCCTCCTCCCCATCCACAAAAATCGTCGTCCCCCTGGAGCTGCTCACCGCCATTCAGAAGATCATAAAGGGGGAATAA
- a CDS encoding TIGR00304 family membrane protein — protein sequence MEIVVLGLLLIFLGFILIILATLRVAKEEARRAEAGGVIIVGPVPIVFGTSQRAAAITMVLAVVLTLLALLLFLLPLWR from the coding sequence ATGGAGATTGTGGTTTTGGGGCTTTTGCTCATCTTCCTTGGCTTTATACTGATCATACTGGCAACGCTGAGAGTTGCCAAAGAGGAGGCCAGGAGAGCCGAGGCCGGCGGAGTCATCATCGTGGGCCCTGTCCCCATCGTCTTTGGCACAAGCCAGCGCGCCGCCGCTATAACAATGGTTCTCGCCGTAGTTCTCACCCTCCTTGCCCTTCTCCTCTTCTTGCTACCTCTCTGGCGGTAA
- the cbiS gene encoding bifunctional adenosylcobinamide hydrolase/alpha-ribazole phosphatase CbiS: protein MIRVEEGALWVEAPGVALSSTVDGGVREVKGAVFRRVAKHMTCREMEEAAVSGYLNFYTAVDVVKHHWAALGRYAAAVATAGFGNTINVLVVVQAEPDLRALADVYRLAVEAKAVAAVDMGLRRGLARLGGDVSDAVAVIATGGVKARYMGLGTEVGEEVYALVQEAVKKAAGPPDLDQELRRYLGVGVGDLLRLVLEAYRQAPVPGAQGVEEAAADMLSRLLQDPNVWAFIYAAGELDAKAASGTHRGLTPQEHAQDSKKIVADEAMGVALAQYINGFKALQAMYWLDRRKPPPLDRLPMYTDDVAAALAGGLLSRLYDRLLHGI from the coding sequence ATGATAAGGGTTGAGGAGGGCGCCCTCTGGGTAGAGGCGCCCGGCGTAGCGCTGTCTAGCACAGTGGACGGGGGCGTGAGGGAGGTCAAGGGGGCGGTCTTCAGGCGGGTGGCGAAGCACATGACCTGTAGAGAGATGGAGGAGGCCGCCGTATCCGGCTACCTCAACTTCTACACCGCGGTGGACGTGGTGAAGCACCACTGGGCCGCCCTGGGGAGATACGCCGCGGCTGTGGCGACGGCGGGCTTCGGAAACACCATAAACGTCCTCGTGGTTGTGCAGGCGGAGCCCGACCTCAGAGCCCTCGCCGACGTCTACAGGCTGGCCGTCGAGGCGAAGGCCGTGGCGGCGGTGGACATGGGCCTCAGGAGGGGCCTGGCAAGGCTGGGCGGCGACGTGTCAGACGCCGTCGCCGTGATAGCGACGGGCGGCGTCAAGGCCAGATACATGGGCCTGGGGACCGAGGTGGGCGAGGAGGTCTACGCCCTGGTTCAAGAGGCGGTGAAAAAGGCGGCGGGGCCCCCCGACCTGGACCAAGAGCTCAGGAGGTACCTCGGGGTGGGCGTCGGCGACCTCCTGAGGCTTGTGCTGGAGGCCTACCGCCAGGCGCCGGTCCCCGGCGCCCAAGGCGTGGAGGAGGCCGCGGCGGATATGCTGAGCCGCCTCCTGCAGGACCCAAACGTCTGGGCCTTCATCTACGCCGCTGGGGAGCTAGACGCAAAGGCCGCCTCGGGCACCCACCGCGGGCTTACCCCACAGGAGCACGCCCAAGACAGCAAGAAGATAGTGGCAGACGAGGCAATGGGCGTTGCGCTGGCCCAGTACATAAACGGCTTCAAAGCCCTACAGGCCATGTACTGGCTCGACAGGAGAAAGCCCCCGCCCCTAGACAGACTGCCCATGTACACCGACGACGTAGCCGCGGCCCTAGCCGGAGGCCTGCTCTCTAGACTCTACGACAGGCTACTACACGGCATCTAG
- a CDS encoding NfeD family protein, whose translation MRALLALVLLAAAAYAMQAVVVKLDGTIDGTAVTLVERGLEAAEARGLPLVLVIDTPGGFLLPMEKIVKLVESARVPVYAYVPDAARAASAGAFIALAAERLYMAPTAVIGAAQPRPPDPKVVNYAAAKMRALAARRWNDTRVQLAESFVTENKALTGAEAVAAGIAEPPPPIEPAAVVERDPLLRLLNALSDPALLVAMLIAGAALILYEVATSGFQGLGVIGGVAVVSALYLLGELGISWLAAALALAAAVLIIAEAHLGHGAAALAGAALGAAAVVAAYWGQPYVGLSALGATAAGLSIAAGIALAYVAWRVRRSLSRRPQSLRDVVGARGVAKTALGPGRRGVVYAAGEDWTAESVEGEVQPGEEVEVVDVEGLVLKVKKVK comes from the coding sequence GTGAGGGCGCTGCTCGCGCTCGTCCTCCTAGCCGCCGCGGCCTACGCCATGCAGGCGGTGGTGGTTAAGCTAGACGGCACTATAGACGGAACAGCCGTAACGCTGGTGGAGCGGGGGCTGGAGGCGGCGGAGGCAAGAGGCCTCCCCCTCGTCTTGGTGATAGACACCCCCGGCGGCTTCCTCCTACCCATGGAGAAGATCGTCAAGCTGGTTGAGTCCGCCAGGGTGCCCGTCTACGCCTATGTGCCAGACGCCGCGAGGGCCGCCTCGGCGGGGGCCTTCATAGCGCTGGCGGCGGAGAGGCTCTACATGGCCCCCACCGCCGTGATAGGCGCGGCGCAGCCCAGGCCCCCCGACCCAAAGGTGGTGAACTACGCCGCGGCTAAGATGAGGGCTCTTGCGGCTAGGAGGTGGAACGACACCAGGGTGCAGCTGGCCGAGTCCTTCGTAACGGAAAACAAGGCGCTTACCGGCGCCGAGGCGGTGGCCGCGGGCATCGCCGAGCCGCCGCCCCCCATCGAGCCCGCCGCCGTGGTTGAGCGGGACCCGCTCCTGAGGCTCCTCAACGCCCTGTCAGACCCGGCGTTGCTCGTGGCTATGCTGATAGCCGGAGCCGCGCTGATCCTCTACGAGGTGGCCACCTCCGGCTTCCAGGGCCTGGGGGTGATCGGCGGAGTCGCCGTGGTCTCCGCCCTATATCTCCTCGGCGAGTTGGGCATCTCCTGGCTTGCCGCCGCCCTGGCCCTAGCCGCGGCCGTCCTCATAATCGCAGAGGCCCACCTAGGCCACGGAGCCGCCGCCTTGGCCGGCGCGGCGCTGGGCGCCGCCGCGGTGGTCGCCGCCTACTGGGGGCAGCCCTACGTTGGGCTCTCGGCGCTTGGGGCAACCGCCGCCGGCCTCTCCATAGCCGCGGGGATCGCGCTTGCCTACGTCGCATGGAGGGTGAGGAGGAGCCTCTCCAGAAGGCCCCAGTCGCTTAGAGACGTGGTGGGGGCGAGGGGCGTGGCGAAGACCGCCCTGGGCCCCGGCAGGAGGGGGGTAGTCTACGCCGCCGGCGAGGACTGGACCGCCGAGTCTGTGGAGGGGGAGGTCCAGCCGGGGGAGGAGGTGGAGGTGGTGGACGTGGAGGGCCTCGTGTTGAAGGTGAAAAAGGTTAAATAG